The genomic DNA GCGTCCAGACAGCAACCACAGCTCATGCATTGGCTCAACGGATAAGCCTGCTCTTGCTGTTCGCGACTCTGCCGTTCGCCCGGTCCCATGTCGTAATAGCCATCGACAGGCACCCAGGCTTTGATCTTCTTCAGCCCACGGAACAGACGCGATCGATCGACCAACAGATCGCGAAGCACGGGGAACTTGGTCATCGGAGCCAGTTCGATGTGCGACGGTTGGTCAGCCAACAACTTGTCGACCAACGCCGAGCAACTCTGACGCACACGGCCGTTGATGACCATCGTGCACGATCCGCACACCTCTTCCAAGCAGCCGCAATCCCAGGCGACGGGAGCAACGTCCTTGCCTTCGACGGTCTTCGCTTGCGCGGCGACCTTCTGCAGCACGCTGATCACGTTCATCTCGCGCTCGTACTGGATACGATGACGTTCCCAGTAAGGCTTTTTACCGGGTCCCTCTTGGCGCAAGATCCGGACATCGATCGTATCGGGCATAGATTTTTCAGGTGCAATCATTGGTATGAAACCGGTAGGCGTGGATCGATTTGATTGTTGTTAGTTGGCTGCGTCTTGAGAGGCTGTCGCGGCGGCGGCTTTCGCCTTGGCAGCCCGTTCGTTCCAGACCTCGCTGATCACTTCAGCACCCTTGAGGCCATACAGCCGTGGACGCGGAGGAATCAGCGACGTGTCGACATCTTCGTATGCGATCGACACATCGTTCCCTTCCCAAGTGGCAACGGAACTCTTCAAGAATTTCTTGTTGTTCTCTTCGAAGCGATCGCACCACGCTTCGGCTTCGCGGCGACGATCGGCATCGTTGTCGCTTGTCAATTCGGGCATCGAGAAGGCTGGCTTGAAGTGAGCACCGCGGCACTCATCCCGCTGCAACGCACCCTTCAACAACGCCTTGGCCAACGGGAACATGTCCTGAACCGCTTTGGCAAAGATCACGTTTTGGTTGGTCCAGGTGCCGGTATCGGACAGCGAAACCTTCTGCACGCGTTGATGCAGATCGTCGACCGTCTTGATCGCTTCTTCGAGCTGTTCGTTTTTGCGAACCACGGTCGCCGCGCGAGTCAGCACGTCGCCCAGTTCTTGATGGATCAAGTAAGGGTTCTCGCCGCCGGCACTCTGGTTCAACAGAGCATCGTGACGTTCCTGTTGCTTGCGGACCGCAGCTTCTACATCGCTGGTCGTTGCTTCGCTGCGACCTTGGATGAAGTTGGCGATGCCAGGACCGCTGAAGAGGCCCGTGAAGATGCAGCTGAGCAGCGAGTTGGCACCCAAACGGTTCGCACCGTGGTAATGGTAATCGCATTCGCCCATCGCGTACAAACCGTTGATGGTCGTCATCTGGTTGCGAGGGTTGCCCGCTTCCATGCCGCCATCGGCCGAACGGACATAATCAGCCCACAGGCCGCCCATGCTGTAGTGAACCGCGGGGAAGATCTTCATCGGTTCGTCGCGAGGATCGACGCCTTGGAACTTCTCGTAGATCTCCAAGATGCCGCCCAGCTTGCGGTCCAGTTCGGATCGCTCGATATGGGTCAGATCCAAGTAGACGCACATCCGTCCCGCTTCGACGCTCAATCCGTCGTTGACGCAGACGTCGAAGATCTCGCGGGTCGCGATATCGCGTGGCACCAAGTTGCCGTATTCGGGATAACGCTCTTCCAAGAAGTAGTAGCGTTCGTTTTCGGGGATCTGGCGAGGCGAGCGAGGATCTTGCGGCTTCTTCGGAACCCACACGCGT from Rosistilla oblonga includes the following:
- the sdhB gene encoding succinate dehydrogenase iron-sulfur subunit — protein: MIAPEKSMPDTIDVRILRQEGPGKKPYWERHRIQYEREMNVISVLQKVAAQAKTVEGKDVAPVAWDCGCLEEVCGSCTMVINGRVRQSCSALVDKLLADQPSHIELAPMTKFPVLRDLLVDRSRLFRGLKKIKAWVPVDGYYDMGPGERQSREQQEQAYPLSQCMSCGCCLDACPQYKKIEVDRITGESEEDYQARCNAEYDNAFIGANAISQVMLFNDHPVGKMMADERMEALTEPGGIQVCGNAQNCVAVCPKEIPLTTSIARAGRAATVHAIKQFFDR
- the sdhA gene encoding succinate dehydrogenase flavoprotein subunit, with protein sequence MSQQRVVVIGGGLAGLSATMKLAELGIPVDLISLTPVKRSHSVCAQGGINACNDQTRQLGDSEWKHFDDTVYGGDFLQHQPPVKEMTLWAPKVIELMDRLGVPFNRTGEGFIDRRRFGGTLYKRTAFSGATTGQQLLYALDEQVRRRESEGLVRKFEFWDFLGPIQDSNGECRGVVAQDMVSMEIRGFPASAVVVASGGCGLLYGRSTMSVFCNGSAASRCFQAGAKYGNAEFIQVHPTAIPGADKLRLMSESARGEGGRVWVPKKPQDPRSPRQIPENERYYFLEERYPEYGNLVPRDIATREIFDVCVNDGLSVEAGRMCVYLDLTHIERSELDRKLGGILEIYEKFQGVDPRDEPMKIFPAVHYSMGGLWADYVRSADGGMEAGNPRNQMTTINGLYAMGECDYHYHGANRLGANSLLSCIFTGLFSGPGIANFIQGRSEATTSDVEAAVRKQQERHDALLNQSAGGENPYLIHQELGDVLTRAATVVRKNEQLEEAIKTVDDLHQRVQKVSLSDTGTWTNQNVIFAKAVQDMFPLAKALLKGALQRDECRGAHFKPAFSMPELTSDNDADRRREAEAWCDRFEENNKKFLKSSVATWEGNDVSIAYEDVDTSLIPPRPRLYGLKGAEVISEVWNERAAKAKAAAATASQDAAN